A stretch of the Aggregicoccus sp. 17bor-14 genome encodes the following:
- a CDS encoding DUF3857 domain-containing protein, with amino-acid sequence MRSTLLAALVLVTPASSALAAAPATKAAAAPAAPSPWEGAPFSATAADVARAVAALPVPQDAYAELLLEETHLSFDAKGVESYRYRRVFRVLSQEGARGWGHVDVPWSPWYQERPEVRARVINRDGQEHVLDAGTLMEAGDDERSTDIFSDRRALRGPLPAVAEGSVVELEIQVRGKDSLFSAGTSGRVALDDRMPVRKVRVVLEAPRALPLRAELRGLKLSPRREEKEGRVRLTWEAGPLAARAEAEPYLPPELPQGAALSYATGKDWQSLAQRYHQVVEEQLAGADLAAQAAEAAGSETRPERVAARVMAWVHARVRYTGLYSGAAAVVPRPPGETLSRRFGDCKDLATLVVGMLRARGIPAHVALLRVRDAEVEPDFPGLGRFDHAIVYVPGTPALWVDATDPYTAVGELNLGVQGRLALVAAPGTRALQRLPEARSTANSLRITRTVLLAEDGPARVREATDATGSIAATYRSYFAATPPDKLKEGFERYAQSGLREAKLDGAVRPRELATGELPFHLDLEVTGSKLAETDGARAVVRISPYPAITRMPDALRPSEEEDGEGEKRKARTQDLLLPEAFVHELSYRVVPPEGYRAATLPAAREVTFGPAKLSWRFEQQGRDVLARIRFDTGKRRYSAQEVEAFRTAVQAFGKEDAPWLTLESEAHALIAEGKVREGLEQLRARAARHPTEALHHLQLAEALLKLGMGEDARAEAKAAAALEPKSAEAQRTLARMLMHDTLGRELMPGFDGPGAVAALRRAKALDPKEPNARLALARMLSRGTDGELYGAGARLPEAIAEYQALRTELDKKDWDGELRAALWQAERFGDFLQLAGKGEEARSADALAARAVLEGVPAALREAQARISDPEARRSTLARASLRLMGLRRYPECTALLRELAGSGSAQLQTQLAMMAKVRRVEAKDLTDGDPLNVVKRMMLASADPSLVDVRTLFSRSALAEDKDFEKGFLAGLRYGTRALQKQSGGLPARVAMEVGLSIMELKSDGDARTGVRVRMPKMTGGEGEQAFFLVKEGAAWRVRAVAPSLGSLGTEALTRLDAGDVAGARQWLDWAREQVPQVVAENQPYAHFARLWPRGSETPREPARMRVAAAALASHGSKSPQLRTFLEQERARATSDSERELFDRDIAFASLVSQDKPRLLAAADRLLALHPDDESAFAQVGLALSALERWDELATRAQARLARLPDDDDALNALATAKVGKHDYEGNQRTLRQLVTAGKANPSTYNNLAWYALFTGAEVSPQTIEDAERAATLSKYERPSVLNTLATVYAEAGRGPQAHELLLKYMAQSDERSEPTPSDWYVHARVAEGYGLLDTARSAYQKVREENPSPSSAVHLAKRRLENLGKATPARVAAPAAP; translated from the coding sequence ATGCGCTCGACCCTGCTGGCCGCCCTCGTCCTCGTCACTCCCGCCTCCTCTGCCCTCGCCGCCGCGCCCGCCACCAAGGCGGCTGCGGCGCCCGCTGCGCCCTCGCCCTGGGAGGGAGCGCCCTTCTCGGCGACCGCCGCCGACGTCGCGCGCGCCGTCGCGGCGCTGCCGGTGCCGCAGGACGCGTACGCGGAGCTGCTGCTCGAGGAGACGCACCTCTCCTTCGACGCGAAGGGCGTGGAGAGCTACCGCTACCGGCGCGTGTTCCGCGTGCTCTCGCAGGAGGGCGCGCGCGGCTGGGGCCACGTGGACGTGCCGTGGTCGCCCTGGTACCAGGAGCGCCCCGAGGTGCGCGCCCGCGTCATCAACCGCGACGGGCAGGAGCACGTGCTGGACGCGGGCACGCTGATGGAGGCCGGCGACGACGAGCGCTCCACGGACATCTTCAGCGATCGCCGCGCGCTGCGCGGGCCCCTGCCGGCGGTGGCCGAGGGCAGCGTGGTGGAGCTGGAGATCCAGGTGCGCGGCAAGGACAGCCTCTTCAGCGCGGGCACCTCCGGGCGCGTGGCGCTGGACGACCGGATGCCGGTGCGCAAGGTGCGCGTCGTCCTCGAGGCGCCGCGCGCGCTGCCGCTGCGCGCGGAGCTGCGCGGCCTGAAGCTCTCGCCCAGGCGCGAGGAGAAGGAGGGCCGGGTGCGGCTCACCTGGGAGGCGGGCCCCCTCGCCGCGCGCGCCGAGGCCGAGCCCTACCTGCCGCCCGAGCTGCCGCAGGGCGCGGCGCTCTCCTACGCGACGGGCAAGGACTGGCAGAGCCTCGCGCAGCGCTACCACCAGGTGGTGGAGGAGCAGCTCGCGGGCGCGGACCTCGCGGCGCAGGCCGCCGAGGCCGCCGGGAGCGAGACGCGCCCCGAGCGCGTGGCCGCCCGGGTGATGGCCTGGGTGCATGCGCGGGTGCGCTACACCGGGCTGTACTCCGGCGCCGCCGCGGTGGTGCCGCGGCCGCCGGGTGAGACGCTCTCGCGCCGCTTCGGCGACTGCAAGGACCTGGCGACGCTGGTGGTGGGGATGCTGCGCGCGCGCGGCATCCCTGCGCACGTGGCCCTGCTGCGCGTGCGCGACGCGGAGGTGGAGCCCGACTTCCCGGGCCTCGGCCGCTTCGACCACGCCATCGTGTACGTGCCGGGCACGCCCGCGCTGTGGGTGGACGCCACGGACCCGTACACCGCGGTGGGCGAGCTGAACCTCGGCGTGCAGGGGCGGCTCGCGCTGGTGGCCGCACCCGGCACGCGCGCGCTGCAGCGCCTGCCGGAGGCGCGCTCCACCGCCAACTCGCTGCGCATCACCCGCACGGTGCTGCTCGCCGAGGACGGGCCCGCGCGCGTGCGCGAGGCCACCGACGCCACCGGCTCCATCGCCGCGACCTACCGCAGCTACTTCGCCGCCACGCCCCCGGACAAGCTCAAGGAGGGCTTCGAGCGCTACGCGCAGAGCGGCCTGCGCGAGGCGAAGCTGGACGGCGCGGTGCGCCCGCGCGAGCTCGCCACCGGGGAGCTGCCCTTCCACCTGGACCTGGAGGTGACCGGCTCGAAGCTCGCCGAGACCGACGGCGCGCGCGCCGTGGTGCGCATCTCCCCGTACCCCGCCATCACCCGCATGCCGGATGCGCTGCGGCCCAGCGAGGAGGAGGACGGGGAGGGGGAGAAGCGCAAGGCGCGCACCCAGGACCTGCTGCTGCCCGAGGCCTTCGTGCACGAGCTGAGCTACCGGGTGGTGCCGCCGGAGGGCTACCGCGCAGCGACGCTGCCGGCCGCGCGCGAGGTGACCTTCGGGCCCGCGAAGCTCTCCTGGCGCTTCGAGCAGCAGGGGCGCGACGTGCTCGCGCGCATCCGCTTCGACACCGGCAAGCGCCGCTACAGCGCCCAGGAGGTGGAGGCCTTCCGCACCGCGGTGCAGGCCTTCGGCAAGGAGGACGCCCCCTGGCTCACGCTGGAGAGCGAGGCCCACGCGCTCATCGCCGAGGGCAAGGTGCGCGAGGGGCTCGAGCAGCTGCGCGCCCGCGCCGCCCGCCACCCCACCGAGGCCCTGCACCACCTGCAGCTCGCCGAGGCGCTGCTGAAGCTGGGCATGGGGGAGGACGCGCGCGCCGAGGCGAAGGCCGCGGCGGCGCTCGAGCCCAAGAGCGCCGAGGCCCAGCGCACGCTCGCGCGCATGCTGATGCACGACACGCTGGGGCGCGAGCTGATGCCGGGCTTCGACGGGCCGGGCGCGGTGGCCGCGCTGCGGCGCGCGAAGGCGCTGGACCCCAAGGAGCCCAACGCGCGCCTCGCGCTCGCGCGGATGCTCTCGCGCGGCACGGATGGCGAGCTGTACGGCGCGGGGGCGCGGCTGCCCGAGGCCATCGCCGAGTACCAGGCGCTGCGCACGGAGCTGGACAAGAAGGACTGGGACGGGGAGCTGCGCGCGGCGCTGTGGCAGGCCGAGCGCTTCGGGGACTTCCTGCAGCTCGCGGGCAAGGGCGAGGAGGCGCGCAGCGCGGATGCGCTCGCGGCGCGCGCGGTGCTCGAGGGCGTCCCGGCGGCGCTGCGCGAGGCCCAGGCGCGCATCAGTGACCCGGAGGCGCGGCGCAGCACGCTCGCGCGCGCGTCCCTGCGGCTGATGGGGCTGCGGCGCTACCCGGAGTGCACCGCGCTGCTGCGCGAGCTCGCGGGCAGCGGCAGCGCGCAGCTGCAGACGCAGCTGGCGATGATGGCCAAGGTGCGCCGCGTCGAGGCGAAGGACCTGACGGACGGAGATCCGCTCAACGTGGTGAAGCGGATGATGCTCGCCTCCGCCGACCCCTCGCTCGTGGACGTGCGCACGCTGTTCTCGCGCTCTGCGCTCGCGGAGGACAAGGACTTCGAGAAGGGCTTCCTCGCGGGCCTGCGCTACGGGACGCGCGCGCTGCAGAAGCAGTCCGGCGGGCTGCCCGCGCGCGTGGCGATGGAGGTGGGCCTCTCCATCATGGAGCTCAAGTCGGACGGCGATGCGCGCACGGGCGTCCGGGTGCGCATGCCGAAGATGACCGGCGGCGAGGGCGAGCAGGCCTTCTTCCTCGTGAAGGAGGGGGCGGCGTGGCGGGTGCGCGCGGTGGCGCCCTCGCTGGGCTCGCTGGGGACCGAAGCCCTCACGCGCCTGGATGCGGGGGACGTGGCCGGGGCGCGCCAGTGGCTCGACTGGGCGCGCGAGCAGGTGCCCCAGGTGGTCGCCGAGAACCAGCCCTACGCGCACTTCGCGCGCCTGTGGCCGCGCGGCAGTGAGACGCCGCGCGAGCCCGCCCGCATGCGCGTGGCCGCCGCGGCGCTCGCCTCCCACGGGAGCAAGAGCCCGCAGCTGCGCACCTTCCTGGAGCAGGAGCGCGCCCGCGCCACGAGCGACTCCGAGCGCGAGCTCTTCGACCGCGATATCGCGTTCGCCTCGCTGGTGAGCCAGGACAAGCCCCGGCTGCTCGCGGCGGCGGACCGGTTGCTCGCGCTGCACCCGGATGACGAGAGCGCCTTCGCGCAGGTGGGCCTCGCGCTGAGCGCGCTCGAGCGCTGGGACGAGCTCGCCACCCGCGCGCAGGCCCGGCTCGCGCGCCTGCCGGACGACGACGACGCGCTCAACGCGCTCGCGACCGCCAAGGTGGGCAAGCACGACTACGAGGGCAACCAGCGCACGCTGCGCCAGCTGGTGACGGCGGGGAAGGCGAACCCGAGCACGTACAACAACCTGGCCTGGTACGCGCTCTTCACCGGCGCCGAGGTCTCGCCCCAGACCATCGAGGATGCCGAGCGCGCCGCGACCCTGAGCAAGTACGAGCGGCCGAGCGTCCTCAACACGCTCGCCACCGTGTACGCCGAGGCCGGCCGCGGGCCGCAGGCGCACGAGCTGCTGCTCAAGTACATGGCGCAGTCGGACGAGCGCAGCGAGCCCACGCCGTCCGACTGGTACGTGCACGCCCGCGTGGCCGAGGGCTACGGCCTGCTCGACACCGCGCGCAGCGCCTACCAGAAGGTGCGCGAGGAGAACCCGAGCCCCAGCAGCGCCGTGCACCTGGCGAAGCGGCGCCTGGAGAACCTGGGCAAGGCCACCCCGGCCCGCGTCGCCGCGCCCGCGGCTCCTTGA
- a CDS encoding DUF1801 domain-containing protein, translating to MKTTAKPARKAGTAKPKTPAASRKPATRTASKAKNARGGEKVVLLSGGNPRIAKADGDAPVQAYIAAMPGWKRALGERLDALIVRTVPHVHKAVKWNSPFYGIEGQGWFLALHAFNRYVKVTFFGGTSLRPVPPGGTGKAARWLDLHEGEFPEAQLAEWVKQAAAIPGWAPGRPM from the coding sequence ATGAAGACAACCGCAAAGCCCGCGCGCAAGGCAGGCACGGCGAAGCCGAAGACGCCGGCCGCGTCGCGCAAGCCCGCCACACGGACTGCTTCGAAAGCCAAGAATGCGCGCGGAGGCGAGAAGGTTGTCCTCCTCTCGGGCGGCAACCCGCGCATCGCCAAGGCGGACGGCGATGCGCCGGTGCAGGCGTACATCGCCGCGATGCCCGGCTGGAAGCGCGCGCTCGGCGAGCGCCTCGATGCGCTCATCGTCCGCACCGTGCCGCACGTGCACAAGGCGGTGAAGTGGAACTCGCCCTTCTACGGCATCGAGGGTCAGGGCTGGTTCCTCGCGCTCCACGCCTTCAACCGCTACGTGAAGGTGACCTTCTTCGGGGGCACGTCCCTGCGGCCCGTCCCGCCGGGCGGCACGGGCAAGGCCGCGCGGTGGCTCGACCTCCACGAGGGTGAGTTCCCCGAGGCGCAGCTCGCGGAGTGGGTGAAGCAAGCCGCCGCGATTCCAGGCTGGGCTCCCGGCCGGCCTATGTGA
- a CDS encoding ABC transporter permease, giving the protein MFGVAQDLRLAVRHLVRTPLVGLVTIASLAVGLGAFTSSFTLINALFLRPLPFPAPEQLVSLQATSKGDSGPHAFSWATVQDLAAKATTLQAVGGWTDRPLSLGDAGEAAPELLAGQLVSAGFFQALGTKASLGRLLTPEDDAPGAPAVMVMSHGLWTRRFGASPSVLGQSVRLNGQSFTVVGVAERGFHGPSVTVARDAWVSVSQQPRILPGRALLESRQSVWLEVLARVKEGTSAKQAAAELDALGQALALAHPDTLRDHGIRLQALGGVEPEMQGPVMAVAAVLFAAAGLILLIACVNVAGVLLARAVSRRSELAVRLALGAGQGRLIRQLLTEALLLFTLGGAAGLLVSVWATDALLALEPPIPVRFALDVQPDVRVLLFALGTALACGLVFGLLPALRGARGDLLPALRGDASGSRRGSRLRSAFVVGQVALALVLLTGSGLLMRAVQHARGLELGFRPDGVAVASLDLRTGGLDAQHGAVFLNELTARLSAMPGVETVGLASIVPLEMGRKTEVLNVPGQTPPPGAPGFAVDFAELSPGTFAVLGIPLVAGRDMSTTDAPGAPRVAVVNEAFVRRYLPEGSALGRSVTLDKDSVQVVGVVKDAMVHDWGAAPRPAVWVPLAQSYSAHTSVLVRAQGGDEARAVLLLREALRAQQPTVAALQLEPLRHYIGMALLPQQIAGSVAGVLGAIGLLLASLGLYGVVAYAVSVRTRELGIRMALGARGDEVVGLVLRQGLRLALIGVAVGTGLALAVGQGLRGMLMGVSPADPLTLGSLALLLVAVALFASWLPARRASRVNPLSALRAE; this is encoded by the coding sequence ATGTTCGGAGTAGCTCAGGATCTACGACTCGCCGTACGGCACCTGGTGCGCACCCCGCTGGTGGGGCTGGTCACCATCGCCTCGCTGGCGGTGGGGCTCGGGGCCTTCACGTCGAGCTTCACGCTGATCAACGCGCTGTTCCTGCGCCCACTCCCCTTCCCCGCCCCCGAGCAGCTCGTCTCGCTGCAGGCCACCTCGAAGGGCGACTCCGGCCCGCACGCCTTCTCGTGGGCCACCGTGCAGGACCTGGCCGCGAAGGCGACGACGCTGCAGGCAGTGGGCGGGTGGACGGACCGGCCCCTCTCGCTCGGTGACGCGGGCGAGGCGGCGCCCGAGCTCCTCGCCGGGCAGCTGGTGTCCGCGGGCTTCTTCCAGGCGCTGGGCACGAAGGCGAGCCTCGGACGGCTACTCACGCCGGAGGACGACGCGCCGGGAGCGCCCGCGGTGATGGTGATGAGTCACGGGCTGTGGACGCGGCGCTTCGGCGCGAGTCCCTCGGTGCTGGGCCAGAGCGTGCGGCTCAACGGCCAGTCGTTCACGGTGGTGGGCGTGGCGGAGCGCGGCTTCCACGGGCCCAGCGTGACGGTGGCGCGCGACGCGTGGGTGAGCGTGTCGCAGCAGCCGCGCATCCTGCCCGGCCGCGCGCTGCTGGAGTCGAGGCAGAGCGTGTGGCTCGAGGTCCTCGCGCGGGTGAAGGAGGGCACGAGCGCGAAGCAGGCCGCCGCCGAGCTGGACGCGCTGGGCCAGGCGCTCGCGCTCGCCCACCCCGACACCCTGCGCGACCACGGCATCCGCCTCCAGGCCCTGGGCGGCGTGGAGCCCGAGATGCAGGGGCCGGTGATGGCGGTGGCCGCAGTGCTGTTTGCCGCCGCGGGCCTCATCCTGCTCATCGCCTGCGTCAACGTGGCGGGCGTGCTGCTCGCGCGGGCGGTGTCGCGGCGCAGCGAGCTCGCGGTGCGGCTCGCGCTGGGGGCGGGCCAGGGCCGGCTCATTCGCCAGCTGCTCACCGAGGCGCTGCTCCTCTTCACGCTGGGCGGCGCCGCGGGGCTCCTGGTCTCGGTGTGGGCCACCGATGCGCTGCTCGCGCTCGAGCCGCCCATCCCGGTGCGCTTCGCGCTCGACGTGCAGCCCGACGTGCGCGTGCTGCTCTTCGCGCTGGGCACTGCGCTGGCGTGTGGTCTCGTCTTCGGCCTGCTGCCGGCGCTGCGCGGGGCCCGGGGCGACCTGCTGCCTGCGCTGCGCGGAGATGCGTCGGGCAGCCGGCGCGGCTCGCGGTTGCGCTCGGCCTTCGTCGTGGGACAGGTGGCGCTCGCGCTGGTGCTGCTCACGGGCTCCGGGCTCCTGATGCGCGCGGTGCAGCACGCGCGCGGCCTCGAGCTGGGCTTCCGTCCCGATGGCGTCGCGGTGGCGTCCCTGGACCTGCGCACCGGCGGGCTCGATGCGCAGCACGGGGCTGTCTTCCTCAATGAGCTCACCGCCCGGCTCTCCGCCATGCCCGGCGTGGAAACCGTGGGGCTCGCCTCCATCGTGCCGCTGGAGATGGGCCGCAAGACGGAGGTCCTGAACGTGCCCGGGCAGACGCCTCCGCCCGGTGCGCCCGGCTTCGCGGTGGACTTCGCGGAGCTGTCGCCAGGCACCTTCGCGGTGCTGGGTATTCCGCTCGTGGCGGGGAGGGACATGAGCACGACGGACGCGCCCGGGGCGCCGCGCGTGGCGGTGGTGAACGAGGCCTTCGTCCGGCGCTACCTCCCTGAGGGCAGCGCGCTGGGCCGCAGCGTGACCCTGGACAAGGACTCCGTGCAGGTGGTGGGCGTGGTGAAGGACGCGATGGTGCACGACTGGGGCGCAGCGCCGCGGCCCGCGGTGTGGGTGCCGCTCGCGCAGAGCTACTCGGCCCATACCTCCGTGCTGGTGCGCGCGCAGGGCGGCGACGAGGCGCGCGCGGTGCTCCTGTTGCGGGAGGCGCTGCGCGCCCAGCAGCCCACCGTGGCGGCGCTGCAGCTCGAGCCCCTGCGCCACTACATCGGAATGGCGCTGCTGCCGCAGCAGATCGCGGGGAGCGTGGCCGGCGTGCTGGGGGCCATTGGCCTCTTGCTCGCGAGCCTCGGCCTCTACGGCGTGGTCGCGTACGCGGTGAGCGTGCGGACGCGCGAGCTCGGCATCCGCATGGCGCTGGGCGCGCGCGGCGACGAGGTGGTGGGGCTGGTGCTGCGCCAGGGCCTGCGGCTCGCGCTCATCGGCGTGGCGGTGGGCACGGGGCTCGCGCTCGCGGTGGGCCAGGGCCTGCGCGGGATGCTGATGGGGGTGAGCCCCGCGGATCCCCTCACGCTCGGGAGCCTCGCCCTGCTGCTGGTGGCGGTCGCGCTCTTCGCGAGCTGGCTGCCGGCGCGGCGGGCCTCGCGGGTGAACCCCCTCTCCGCGCTGCGGGCGGAGTAG
- a CDS encoding ice-binding family protein yields the protein MLLSLLTLTLLACGGGTPEGSGTAPLLSGTTPADGATGISLNTRVTATFDSEMQPLSATTFTLKQGSTVIASALAHSTDGTIATLTPTVNLAPSTRYTATLSTEARSAAGDALATARTWSFTTGTEADATPPQVRSTGPTANATGVATNRRLTATFSEAMDPVSLTSATFTVRQGSTPVSGNVTYGPGTLATFVPASSLAVNARFDATLSTGVRDLNGNALAAAYSWSFTTGTTAARGPAPVGLGTADDYAILAKTGVSSVPDSTVTGDIGLGPAAASYLTGFSLVADATNVFATSTQLVGRAYAANYAVPTPSNLTTAVSNMESAYTDAASRPTPDFLELGTGNLGGRTLAPGLYKWTSSVTVPTDVTLSGGANDVWILQSTGDLTLAANTRITLAGGALAKNIFWQIAGRATFGAGAHFEGILLCKTDVTLQTGATMNGRILSQTQVALQQATVTQPAP from the coding sequence ATGCTCCTCTCGCTCCTCACCCTCACGCTGCTCGCGTGCGGCGGCGGCACCCCGGAGGGCAGCGGCACTGCGCCCCTCCTCTCGGGCACCACGCCCGCCGATGGCGCCACCGGCATCTCGCTCAACACGCGGGTGACGGCCACCTTCGACAGCGAGATGCAGCCGCTCTCGGCCACCACCTTCACGCTGAAGCAGGGCAGCACGGTCATCGCCAGCGCGCTCGCGCACAGCACCGACGGCACCATCGCGACGCTCACCCCCACGGTGAACCTCGCGCCCTCCACGCGCTACACCGCCACCCTCAGCACGGAGGCGAGGTCGGCCGCGGGTGACGCGCTCGCCACCGCGCGCACCTGGTCCTTCACCACCGGCACCGAGGCGGACGCCACGCCGCCGCAGGTGAGGTCCACCGGCCCCACCGCGAACGCCACGGGCGTCGCCACGAACCGCCGCCTCACGGCCACCTTCAGCGAGGCCATGGACCCCGTCTCCCTCACCTCCGCCACCTTCACGGTGCGCCAGGGCAGCACGCCCGTCTCGGGCAACGTCACCTACGGCCCCGGCACCCTCGCCACCTTCGTGCCGGCGAGCTCCCTCGCGGTGAATGCCCGCTTCGACGCCACGCTCTCCACGGGGGTGCGCGACCTCAACGGCAACGCGCTCGCCGCGGCCTACAGCTGGAGCTTCACCACCGGCACCACCGCCGCCCGCGGCCCGGCCCCGGTCGGCCTCGGTACTGCGGATGACTACGCCATCCTCGCCAAGACGGGCGTGTCCTCGGTGCCCGACTCCACCGTGACGGGCGACATCGGCCTCGGGCCGGCCGCCGCCAGCTACCTCACCGGCTTCTCGCTGGTCGCCGACGCCACCAACGTCTTCGCCACCAGCACCCAGCTCGTCGGCCGCGCCTATGCCGCGAACTACGCGGTGCCCACGCCCTCCAACCTCACCACCGCCGTCTCCAACATGGAGAGCGCCTACACGGACGCCGCGAGCCGCCCCACGCCGGACTTCCTCGAGCTGGGCACCGGTAACCTCGGTGGCCGCACGCTCGCCCCCGGCCTCTACAAGTGGACCAGCAGCGTGACCGTGCCCACGGACGTGACGCTGTCCGGTGGCGCCAACGACGTGTGGATCCTGCAGAGCACGGGCGACCTCACCCTCGCGGCGAACACCCGCATCACGCTCGCCGGCGGCGCACTGGCCAAGAACATCTTCTGGCAGATCGCCGGCCGCGCCACCTTCGGCGCGGGCGCCCACTTCGAGGGCATCCTGCTCTGCAAGACGGACGTGACACTTCAGACGGGCGCCACGATGAACGGCCGCATCCTCTCGCAGACGCAGGTGGCCCTGCAGCAGGCCACCGTCACGCAGCCCGCGCCGTAG
- a CDS encoding DUF885 family protein has product MRLLLLTLTLLAAPRASAQAPAPSSSETAKLQRLSRDFWDDFLTDNPGYATFIGDRRSDRKLYDESERAYQRRFATARRFLARARAIDARALAPTDRVSLDVLQRRLALALEGEALHCYLEENILLPLNQMEGLHHRLLSLPTTHPFATARDYENYLARLRAFPPQVDAVIHNMRRGIALGVVQPRAVVERVLPQLEAGATAAAADSPLYEPVRRFPEGLGDGERARLEAAIVRALETHVRPGFRRLHAFMRDEYLPRARSTFAMSALPRGDALYAYALKVRTTTDLSADAVHALNLAQLEKAERERAELVRSLGFAGTPAAFNAQLQEDKAQRWFDAASVERDLRESLEAIRPKLPQLFANLPRVDYALRPVEPFRAASFPNGAFIPGSQDGRRAGIFLYNTHNVETEGVRKFLLPALAFHEVVPGHMLQAEYASASTSLPAFRRFGGNAAYNEGWATYAESLAEELGAYRDGPARNFYLTSKVYSHASAVAETGLHAKGWTPEQAAAFLRKYVAMPPPRFDMTLARWAVLPAQNLGYGIGALKCRELRERATRELGERFDVREFHAVVLGAGNVPLDVLDGIVTEWIATRKGT; this is encoded by the coding sequence ATGCGACTGCTGTTGCTGACCCTCACGCTGCTCGCGGCCCCCCGCGCGTCCGCCCAGGCCCCTGCTCCTTCCTCCAGCGAGACGGCGAAGCTGCAGCGGCTGAGCCGCGACTTCTGGGACGACTTCCTGACGGACAACCCCGGCTACGCCACGTTCATCGGCGACCGGCGCTCGGACCGGAAGCTGTACGACGAGTCCGAGCGCGCCTACCAGCGCCGCTTCGCCACCGCGCGGCGCTTCCTCGCGCGCGCCCGCGCCATCGACGCTCGCGCGCTCGCCCCCACGGACCGCGTCAGCCTGGACGTCCTGCAGCGCCGGCTCGCCCTGGCGCTCGAGGGCGAGGCGCTGCACTGCTACCTGGAGGAGAACATCCTCCTGCCCCTCAACCAGATGGAGGGCCTGCACCACCGGCTCCTCAGCCTCCCCACCACCCACCCCTTCGCCACCGCGCGCGACTACGAGAACTACCTCGCGCGCCTGCGCGCCTTCCCGCCGCAGGTGGACGCGGTCATCCACAACATGCGGCGGGGCATCGCGCTGGGCGTGGTCCAGCCGCGCGCCGTCGTCGAGCGCGTCCTTCCGCAGCTCGAGGCCGGCGCGACGGCGGCTGCGGCGGACAGCCCGCTGTACGAGCCCGTGCGCCGCTTCCCCGAGGGGCTCGGGGACGGGGAGCGCGCACGCCTGGAGGCGGCCATCGTGCGCGCGCTGGAGACGCACGTGCGGCCGGGGTTCCGCCGGCTGCACGCCTTCATGCGCGACGAGTACCTGCCCCGGGCGCGCTCCACCTTCGCGATGTCGGCGCTGCCGCGAGGGGACGCGCTCTATGCGTACGCCCTGAAGGTGCGCACCACGACGGACCTCTCGGCCGACGCCGTCCACGCGCTGAACCTCGCGCAGCTCGAGAAGGCCGAGCGCGAGCGGGCGGAGCTGGTGCGCTCGCTCGGCTTCGCCGGCACCCCGGCCGCATTCAACGCGCAGCTGCAGGAGGACAAGGCCCAGCGCTGGTTCGACGCGGCCTCCGTGGAGCGCGACCTGCGCGAGAGCCTCGAGGCCATCCGCCCGAAGCTGCCGCAGCTGTTCGCGAACCTGCCCCGCGTGGACTACGCGCTGAGGCCGGTCGAGCCCTTCCGCGCGGCCTCGTTCCCCAACGGCGCCTTCATCCCCGGGAGCCAGGACGGCCGGCGCGCCGGCATCTTCCTGTACAACACGCACAACGTGGAGACGGAGGGCGTGCGCAAGTTCCTGCTGCCCGCGCTCGCGTTCCACGAGGTGGTGCCCGGGCACATGCTGCAGGCGGAGTACGCGAGCGCGAGCACGTCGCTGCCCGCCTTCCGCCGCTTCGGCGGCAACGCGGCGTACAACGAGGGCTGGGCCACTTATGCCGAGTCGCTCGCCGAGGAGCTCGGGGCGTACCGGGACGGGCCCGCACGCAACTTCTACCTGACGTCGAAGGTGTACAGCCACGCGAGCGCGGTGGCGGAGACGGGGCTGCACGCGAAGGGGTGGACGCCGGAGCAGGCCGCCGCGTTCCTGCGCAAGTACGTGGCGATGCCGCCACCGCGCTTCGACATGACGCTGGCGCGCTGGGCCGTGCTCCCCGCGCAGAACCTGGGCTACGGCATCGGCGCGCTGAAGTGTCGCGAGCTGCGCGAGCGCGCCACGCGCGAGCTCGGCGAGCGCTTCGACGTGCGGGAGTTCCACGCCGTCGTGCTGGGCGCGGGCAACGTTCCGCTGGACGTGCTGGACGGCATCGTCACGGAGTGGATCGCCACGCGGAAGGGGACCTGA